AGCAGTACAACACGTCTGTCATAATCGCCCACCGGAGTTGCCGAAAGCACCATGCCCGTCACGGTAATCTGATTCATAGGTCTTCTTCTGTGAACGCTCCATGACTCTGTAGCAGATCTTCATGCCACGGTAATAGAGATAGTCCACAATCCTTCCTGTCTTCATAAATTGCTTCCAGTACTTTTCTTCCATAAGGTCACCTCATCATAAGCTTGTTTTCATGTAAATGTTTTTCCTTATGATTAGATTCCCCCAAATACCACTCATTTTATTCTTCTTCCCGATATCCAAAATTTTTCATCAGAAATTCGCTGTCTCTCCAGTCCTTCTTTACCTTCACCCAAAGCTTCAGATTGACCTTACAATCCAACATTCTCTCAATCTCATAACGAGCAGTACTTCCAATTTTTTTCAGCATACTCCCCTGTTTTCCGATGATGATCCCCTTGTGTGAATCACGCTCACAGATGATCGTTGCATCAATATGCATAACTTTGTTCTGCATTTTCATACGGTCAATCGCAACCGCGATTCCATGCGGGATTTCATCTTGCAAACTGTGCAATGCTTTCTCACGGATCAATTCTGCCACAATCTGACGTTCCGGCTGATCTGTCACTGTGTCCTCATCATAAAACTGTGGTCCATATGGAAGATATTTCATAATGACGCGCAGAAGTTCATCCGTATTGTCACCACTTCTTGCAGATACCGGAACAATATCTGCAAAGTCATAAATATCTTTGTATGCAGCAATTGCCGGCAGAATCTCTTCTCTCTTCACAGAATCCACCTTATTGATGACGAGAATGACCGGTGTCTTGACTCTCTGAAGCTGCTTTGCAATATGCTGTTCGCCCGCTCCGATAAATGTAGTTGGCTCCACAAGCCAAAGCACGACATCCACTTCATTCAATGTCTTCTCAGCCACATTTACCATGTACTCGCCGAGCTTGTTTTTCGCCTTGTGGATTCCTGGTGTATCAACAAATACAATCTGACCTTCATCCGTTGTCAGAACCGTCTGGATACGGTTACGTGTTGTCTGCGGTTTGTTAGATGTAATGGCAATCTTCTGCCCGATCAGGTAATTCATTAATGTAGATTTTCCCACATTCGGACGTCCAATCAATGTCACAAAACCAGACTTAAAATCATTCTTCATATATTCTCCGTTACTGAAAACTTATAAAAAGTTATAAACTCCCATGTTTCATTCCCACTTCAACGAGTATGCTTTTGATGATATAAATATCTATCTACTCACAAGTTCTTGTACTCTCCATAGGCGTAAATTCCGGACTAACGTATCCGTACATATTTGCATTAACGTTTCAGTGTTAGCTTGCAAATCGTTCTCCATAGGCCTTGAGATTTATAGATGCCTGGAAATCTCTGTCAATCATATTCCCACATTCACATCTATAAACCCTGTCAGATAACTTCAAATCTTTTTTGATGTTTCCACAGCAGCTGCAAAGCTTTGATGATGGATAAAACCGTTCAGCCACAATAAGCTGGATCCCTTTATCATTGCATTTGTATTCAAGCTGTTTTCTAAACCCAAAAAATCCTTGTTCCTGTACTGCTTTGGATAAATGTCTATTTTTCATCATTCCACTGACATTCAGATCTTCAATACAAATAAATCTTGGCTTTCGATTTACGATCTCAGATATGGTCTGATTCAAATAGTTTTTACGGATGTTTGTTAATCTGTGATTTTGTTTTAATAAAAGTTTTTCCTTTTTGATTACATTATTTGTTTTACAGTAACTTTCCCCTTTCTTATTTTTCTCGTAAGAACGAGAGATACTACGCTGTAATCTGCGTTTCTGTTTTTCTAGTTTCTTTACTTTCTGACTCTTATTGATGTTCTTATACTTAACGGCATCAGAGCAGACAGCTAAGTCTTTAATTCCTAAGTCTATGCCAACTCCATCATCATTAAGTGTTTCTTTGCAATCAGGAAATTCTACACATACACTGATCCACCAGTTCAATCCGTCAAAGGATATTCTCGGATTCATATATTTAACATCTGTTGGAATACGTCCATGTTCTGCAAGTCTTACCCAATTCTTTTTTTGCTTATTTGCTTTCCTGCTGGAAGAAAAGCCTTCAAGCTTAACGTGGGTATTACTCAATTGTATCTTAACGTTGTCCTGATAGAACTTCGGCATTGATCTCTTTCTGGACTTGAATCTTGGGAATTTTTGCAAACCCTTGAAAAAGTTCTTATACGCAGTACAGGCATCTTTGATTGCCTGTTTGGTTACATTATTTGAAATATTCAGCAACCATGCGTATTCATCAGAATGTCTGAGCTTTGTAAATTCTTTTCTGAGTTCTGAATCTGAAATGAATTTGCCACCTTTTTCGTAGCTTTCTTTTTCCCTGGCCAAAGCCCAGTTATAAGCAAATCTTGAAGCTCCTGCGTACTGAAACATCTTAGTTTTCTGTACGTTGTTTGGTATCAGCATTACTTTTATGGCTTTTACCATCCGTTTCCTCCTGTATCAATTCTCGGATAAGTTTCTTAGCTTTGTTCGCTCGTTTTCCTTGTAATTTGCAACTGAATACTGTGATTATTTGAACCAGATCTTCAACAAGTTCCTGCTGTTCAGATTTTTCAGTATTATCAATAATCTCAATCTCACAATTATAAAGTGAAGCGATATATTCTATCAACTCAAAACCAAATCGCAATAGCCTATCTTTATATAAAACAACAACCTTTTCAACCTGATTTTGAGAGATTCGTCTGATCAATTCCTGAAGCCCTTTTTTCTTATAATTTATATTTAACTGTTAACAACCTCTCAATTAGGGACACCCCTAATCACTGATGGGGCGTAGTATTTTAACGAAATGCTACATCCCTGGTTAAAAGCTTGTCACCTCGCCAAATAATTCTTTATCTTCTTCTATTTTCTCTTCTCCACCAATGACGCACAACTGGTCTGCTGCCAGTACTGCTTTTGCCACCTTGGCGAGTGCCCGGATATCTTCCTGTGCCGCATCCAGGATCTGTGCGCGTTCTTTCTTAATCATCTCGGCACTTACTTTGTTCATGTAGAGATTCATAGAACGTTCGCCCTTGGTCGCCGGTGTCATTGGCTGATCAATGTTGCTGATTGTTCCAATGATGTATTTTGTCATATCACGGTCACTGACAGTAAAGTTCTCCAGGTAATCTACCACGCCCTCATATACATCAATGGTACGTTTTAAATTCGGGTCACGGTAAGACACAAAGTAACCTTCTCCGATGCGGTTGAAACTGCTCATGCAACCGTAAGCTCCGCCTTTGACACGGATATTCTGCCACAGATAATCATAGCTTAAGATCACTTTGAGAATCTGCAGTGCTCCTGTATATTCTACGCCACGATCTATGAAGTTACCAGTGCGTGCTACATACTGAACTTTTGATGCAGTCTTAAATCCTTCATTCTTTTTCTCGCAATGAATGATACACGGTGTCTCTGTTACTTTCTCATGATTGAGCTTTCCGGCTAGTTCTGCGATTCTCGGCTCCATGCCCTCAAGACCTTCTCTTGCCGCTGTATAGCTGATCATCATATTGTCCGGACGGAAGATTTTCTTTGTCAGTGCGTACAATCTCTGCGATAACGCCTCTTTTTCCTCGTCAAAATGTTCCTCTATATAGGCAACTCGTTTGTAGAAGTCAATTCCGCTTGTCATATCTTTGAATTTAGCAGACGGTGATGCATAAGACAGTGCACGAAGTGCTGCGGTCGTATGTCCAGAAGACTGGAACTTCATAAGCAGCCTTGATTTCAACATAGCGAGAATCTCCCGGATTCGTTTCGTATCATCTAGTTTTGATGCCGTAAGAATCTCTGCCATCATGGCAAATGTTTTCTCAAGTTGTGAATATAATGCTTTTCCTTTGATCTCAAATGTCGCTTTGAATTCTTTTTCTTTCACACGTGTCACATTATTATACAGCTCCAGTGATGTACCGATTCCTCCGGTATTTACATTTATCTCATTGAATAACTCACTGTATTCATAGTTCTCTGTATCAATAATTCCAAGTACTGACTGCAGGATTCCAACATCCGCCAGTTCTTCTGCACTGACACCGGACAGATCGAACATAACGTTCACATATCCGATTCCATTTGTCTCAATCTCATGGTAAACAACCGGCACATCTGCCAGCTTCATTTCTTCATTAAAGAATGGGGCTATCTCTCTGGAAATGTCTTCTCTGCGCAGTACCGGGATTTTTTCCAGGTTTTCTATCGCTTCCGGCTCAGACTGGTACTCTTCCAGCGCCTTCGTGTCTGCCACCAGTTTTTCAACCTCTGCTTCGCTCAATGACTCTTTATATTTCTGAAGCTTGTCCTGGAGCTGTGCATCCAGACGTGCTGTACGTCCCTGCTCCGGGCGGACCACTACGATTGCTCCGTGTGTATTGTCAAGCAGATACTTCTGGATCAGTTCTTCATAATATCCGGTTCCAACTTTGTTCTTTAAAAATTCAAATGTCCCTAACGCCTCAATATGGATAAACGGCTGGTTTTCATCATAAAGCCAGCTATCCATGACTTGGAGTCCATACATAAGTCCTTTTGGATAATTTCCAAAATCAGCTTCTCTGTATCGAAATTCGTTGTAGTTGATTCCTGCCAGCAGCGCTTTCTGGTTGATGCCATTCTTCACCTGATCTCTAAGAACGTCTTCAATCACCTTCACAAACTCATCTTTCTGACTTTCCTCTGCATTTTTCGCAACAACAGAGAAAATAGGCTGATACACACCGTTGTCATAAGAACCCATAATGTCTTTTCCGATTCCGGCATCGGTAAGGGCCTTCTTAAGCGGTGCTCCCGGTGCAGATAACAGTGCGTAATCCAGGATTTCAAATGCCTGATAGAGTTCTCGGTCCAATGTTGTTCCAATGACCTTATTATAAGAAAGAAATGTATTCTCTTCTGTAGATTCATCGCTTGCTATAGAATATTCAAAAGTCTTCTCCTGTACCTCATCAAATGGCTTCTGCAAATGAATCTCTGAGTTTACGTCCTTTTTGTCATAGTGACACAGGTATTCCTCGTCAAGCCAGCGAAGTTTTTCCTCCATATCCATATCTCCGTACAGATAAATATAACTGTTGGACGGATGGTAATATGTTCTATGGAAATCAAGAAACTGCTCGTAAGTAAGCTGTGGAATCACCTCCGGATCTCCACCGGACTCATTTGCATAGCAGTTATCCGGGAACAAGGTATTCAGAACAACCCGATCCAGAACTCCCTCCGGTGAGGAAAATGCTCCCTTCATCTCATTGTATACAACTCCATTGTAGGAAAGCTCGCCATCTTTTTCATCCAGCTTGTAGCTCCAGCCCTCCTGACGGAATGTCTTATCATGATTGTAAATATTCGGATACAAAACCGCATCCATATATACATGCATCAGATTCTGAAAATCCTTATCATTACAGCTTGCCACCGGATAAACAGTCTTATCCGGATACGTCATTGCATTTAAAAATGTATTCAAAGATCCCTTCACCAGCTCTACAAATGGATCCTTTGCCGGGAAATTCTTTGACCCGCAGAGTACGGAATGCTCCATAATATGCGGAACTCCTGTACTGTCTGACGGCGGTGTCCGAAATGCAATGCTGAATACTTTGTTATTGTCATCATTCTCAACAAGCAGAACTCTCGCGCCACTTTTCTTATGCTTTAAAAGCTTTCCTTTCGCTTTAATACCCTTTAAATCTTCGTCTTTTAATACTTCATACGTCGTTAAGTCTTTTACACTCATAAACTTGCCGATGTTCTCCTTTCTCATACACTGAGGCTATTATATCACATTTTTCCATAAAATAAACTGTAAGCCCTTTGGAATACATGAGGATTTTTTATATAATAGGAAATACAATTCCCTATTATATAAAAAAACATCTGCTCTTTAAAAATATCCTAAAAACCGAATCCATTTCTTAAGGCAAATGTTCTTTTAGTTCTTTTATTCTTCTTTTCCTGTAATTGCACGAATCACAAAAAGTGTTCCTGTCATCAGTATAATACCAATCGGCAGACAGATCCATGCGTTCTGTACAAATCCTGCAATGACATAAGTCACAAATGATACTGCTGCCACAGTCATAGCATATGGAAGCTGCGTCGATACGTGATTTACATGATTGCACTGCGCTCCGGCTGATGCCATAATCGTCGTATCAGAGATTGGCGAACAATGGTCACCGCATACCGCACCTGCCATGCAGGCTGAGATAGAGATGATCATCATCGTTTCATTTGTTCCCTGGAATACAGCAACTACGATTGGAATCAAAATTCCGAATGTTCCCCAGGAAGTTCCGGTCGCAAATGCAAGGAAACAACCCACCAGGAAAATAATTGCCGGGAGGAAATTCACAAGCCCTGTCGCAGCCGTCTCCATAATTCCTGCCACATACTCTGCTGCACCAAGACTGTCTGTCATAGCTTTCAGTGTCCATGCAAATGTCAGAATCAGGATTGCCGGCACCATAGCCTTGAATCCGTCTGGAATACATGCCATAGAATCTGTAAACTTCAAAACTCTTCTAAGTGCATAGAAAATAACCGTGATCACAAATGCGAAGAAGCTTCCAAGCATCAGTCCGACTGACGCATCACTGGCTGAAAATGCTTCTACAAAACTAACGCCACTGAAAAATCCTCCACTGTAAAGCATTCCGATAATACAGCAGCCAATCAGTACAAGAATTGGAAATACAAGATCAATCACGCCGCCTTTTTCTTCAACTACATCATCCTGTGCATCTGCGTACGGTCTGTCCGGTGTAGTATAGATATCTCCTCTTAATGCATTATCTTCATGGACACGCATTGAGCCATAGTCAATCTTTAACACAACAAGAAGAACCATGGTCAGGATTGTCAGAAGTGCGTAATAGTTAAATGGAATGGCACGGAGAAAAATGGAAAATCCGTCCTCTCCCTCTACGAATCCGGTAACTGCTGCCGCCCATGAGGAAATCGGTGCAATGATACATACCGGGGCTGCCGTAGCATCAATCAGGTAAGCTAACTTTGCTCTTGATACCTGATGCTTATCTGTGATTGGTCTCATAACACTTCCAACGGTCAGGCAGTTAAAGTAATCATCAATAAAAATCAAAACTCCAAGCACGATTGTCGCAAGCTGGGCTCCGATTCTTGTCTTAATGTGTACGCTCGCCCAACGGCCAAATGCAGCGGAACCTCCTGCTTTATTCATCATGCACACCATGATTCCAAGAATCACAAGGAATACTAAAATTCCCATATTATAGCTGTCTGTCAGAACCCCTACAATACCATCTTGAAATACATGAAGTACTGTATTCTCAAATGAAAATCCTGACCAGAAAAGTCCTCCGATCACAATTCCTACAAATAAAGAACTGTAAACTTCTTTTGTGATCAGCGCCAATACGATTGCTACAACCGGTGGCACCAGCGCCCAAAAAGATGCATACATCTTTGGCACATACTCTGTTGTCTCTTCTGCTGCAAAAACTGTGACAGAACTCATAGCCAGCATCAGAAGACAAACTACAGCCCCCCAGGCTGCCAGTTTTCTCTTTTTCAACATAATCTCTACTCCTTTATGTAATTTAATATTTTCGGAATAAAGCTCTGCCTGGTTATATCTTTTCTACCACAGATCTTATACCTGTTTTTCATACCTGTCATGAAACATTTTCATGTCAACTATAAATCTAAATAGAAAAACCGTGAATGCATCTGCGTCGTGCACTCACGGTATAATTCATCAGTCCAAATATCCCGTTCTTTCTCCTTACGGTCTATTCTTTATTATACTCTGATAGCGCTCCACCGATGTGACAGTTCGCAGCATATTCTGCCACGCCCCAGAAAATGTACTTGGGATATTACATTTTCTTCGGCGGTCTCCCCTTTCATGTCCGGCAGCTTCCCAAGCTGTCGCCGATCATTACTGATGAATCCCGCACCTCTATCAAGCAAATTCTTTATTCACATAGTACCTTTTTATCACCTATGTTAAAAAAAGTCAATCCTTTTTCTTATACTTTTATCGTTATTTTTTTATCATTTTTATTATTACTGTTTACTATACTTTCTCTACCCGGCATGGTACAGATTTAATAAGTACAAATCCTGTCATCGGATCTGCATAGTCCAGACTACACAAATCATTGACATTTCCATTTTTCCAAGGTTCTGCCATATAGGCGCTTCCACCTCCATGTGGAATATGTATTGCATGTCTTGCAATGCCACGGATTTTCGCTTTAAATGTTCCGTCTGCGAATGGCGTTATTACTTTTACCATGTCGCCATCTTCGATACCAATTTCTTTTGCATCTTCCGCATTGATATCTACAAACGGATACGGTTCAATCTCAGCAATTTTATCTAGATTTGCCCCAAACACACCCATACGGTTATTGCTTCTTGCTCCACTTGTCATAGTAAATGGATATTCTTTACCAGCAAGTTCCGGAATTGAACGAACATCCTTATACTCTGGATATGGGACAAATCCATTTTCCTCCAGAATTGTAGAACAAATTTCTAGCTTTCCGGACGGTGTCGGGAATCCCGGTTTTCCATCTGCTCTTAACTCACCTATCTCATATTTCTTATAATGCTTTTCTTTTTTCTGGTCTGCACTTGTCCCAAAATCTCCTGCATATGGCGCAGTTCCACTAAGAAGCCAGCTTCTAAGTTCTTCTTCTGTCTGTGGAAGTTTATCACCAAATCCAAGTTTTTTGGCAATTGCTCCCATAATTAACACATCGTTTTTAGATTCTCCGACTGGCTCAATCAGGGGTTCCACAATATGTGGTCCTTCTGGTCCTGGTACAGCTTTTGGCACTTCGAATAACGAACAGGCCGGAAAAACTACATCTGCATACCGGGCATCTTCTGTAAAGTAACGATCCAGAACAATCAGGCAATCTAATTTTTTATATGCTTCACGCCAACTTTTACTATCCGGGAATGACAATACCGGCGATCCTCCTAAAATCATAAGTCCACGGACCGGGTATGGCTCGTCTTCTAATACTGCTTTCGGAAAACGCGAAAACTGTCCCTGACCACTGAATTTATAAAATAACGGAAATTCATCTACTCCGATTGGTTTGTCATCTTCTGGTATTTCAAAAAGCTTCGGAGTCTCCAGTCCTTTTGCATTCAGATAGATTGCACCCGGCGCATCCAACTTCCCGGTAATTGCCCACAATACAAAGATTGCACGGTTATTTTGAATTGCACTGAGCTGATATTCCAGACCCGTATATGCAACAAGCGGAATCTTTGCAGTAGAGCAGAAAATATCTGTCAGCTTTTCAATATCTGTCACGGAAATGCCACACCATTTTGAAAGCTGCTCCATTGTCTGTGTATCCAGATAAGTTTTAAACTCTTCAAATCCTCTTGTATATTTCTCAACAAATTCATGGTCATAACGTCCACTGTCTATAATCAGTTTCAGCATTGCAAGGGCAAGTGCTCCATCGGAACCCGGCGTAATCGGAATCCACCAGTCTGCAATTTTTCCAAGTCCTTCCTGCCTTGGATCTATCACGATCAATTTTGCTCCTCGCTTCTGAGCTTCCTTAATACGATGCAACATCACCTGCGGACCATCGTCACTGGCAGAGTTTTTACCCCATGAGATAATATAATCACTTTCTTCAATCTCCTGCACCATCATTCTCGTATTCAGACCCATAAGTGTTCCAGGCGTCACTGTACTGGATGCCAGATTACAGATGGATGAACAATTCATATCATTGACAGAACCCAGATTTATAAGAAATTTTCCTTTGCCGCTTCCATCACCTTTGCCACAAAGTCTTGTTACAGGAAGCCCTAAAATACCTCGTCCATAGTAAGATGCCAGAGATCTGCCGCCATATGTATCTGCGGTTTTTTTCAGTAATTCCGCAGCTTTGTCAACAGCTTCTTCCCAACTGCACTCGCGGAATTTTCCTTCTCCACGCTCGCCAACTCTGATCAATGGACGTTTGATACGCTCCTCCCCATAAAGAATATCTGGTACCAATGCTCCTCTCGGACATAATCTTCCTTTCGGAGATTCTTTATCTGGTTCTGCTTTCACAATTTTCCCATTTTCAATAGTATAAACTACTGCACAGCCGCCTTGACATAAACCACAGGTTCCTTTTTTTACCATAATGCTTCCTCCCATCTGTAAAATACGTACTATTTATAGTTTAACACTCCCTACAATAGTCCTCAAATTGTTAATCTCTATATATAAACTTCAGTTATAGATTAAAAGAGCGCTCACCTTACAATCGTATAATAAGATGATGCGCTCTGCTTTCCTGTGAAACTTTCTGTCTGTTATTTTCTTTTTGCATATAACAACTAATGAACAATTACTTTTTTTCTATTTTCTTTTTATATTCGTAAGTCCCGATCATAATTCCTCCACAAATCAACATCAAACCTGTCAGAGTTTTTATATCTGCGCTGTCCCCGGTCTTGACCGTCATGCTTTTTTGTTTGGCTTCCGATGCCTGATATCTGTTCATAAAAACAGGATCAACTTTCTCGCCTTTTGCATTGTATGCGATAATAAGTGACTGTAGCGTATCTGTCTGTTCATTTCTCATAATATAGACTTCCAGGGAATACTCGGACTGGTCATATATCCAGTTTTTTCCATCACCAGCCACCTGATTGATCGTATATCTGTACACCCCCGGCTTTTCATACTGAATTTGAAATGCATCTTTCTTTGTTCCTGTTATCTGAGCTTTTGAAATCTTCGGCATTGGGCTTTGTTCATCATTTTGTTTTAATAGAAACGAAAATATTTCGTTTTGTTGCGAGTTTCCAGTAATTTTTAATTTCACAGGAATATTGACCGTTATCTGCTCCTGTGTATTCTCTACCGCTGTCACATGATTTGTTTCTACATCTGTCATCTGGTTTTCTTCTGCACTTGCTGCATGAATTTTCACTGAAGATAGCATCGCTGTAGATATCAGTGCAAAAACTACCATTACCAGCCACATTTTACATTTTCCACACATACTTGCCTTCTCTTGTATATTTATCCCCCGCATTTTCTCATTCATTTTCCGTCTCCACATATACTTTTCCACTTCCTTCCTCCGAAGCACTGCTGTGCACAATCCTGCATATGAGAACATGTCTTGCATTGGTTCCGCTTGTAGAACAGGTCGACAGTGCTACCATCTGATCTTCCGTCGTAAGTTCTTCTCCTCTTGTATACTGCGCCTGTTCATAAATGCGTTTCAAAAGCTCCTGCCTTTCCGATACATTATCCCACTGGGTTCGATAAATATATTTGTCATATGCATCTACTGTAAGAAACGCAGCTGTTTCCAGGTATAGCGCCCGGTCCGGCAGATAAATTTTCCCAGTTGTATTTTTCTGGAAAAATGTTTCATCACTATATTTATCCAGATCACCGAACATTTTTCCTGCCTGCATATGATGCCCCATAAGTACCATATATGGATCTGTAAACTTCCGATTATTCTGCCAGTCTAAAAAGATACTTCCGGATATCTCCGAATTTCCAAGTGCATCCTTATCCAGATATTCAAAATTGTCCTCTCCCTGAACTATTGGATAATCGATTCCTGTATGATCCATAACAATCCATCCACATACATCCGGATTCATAGCCATAAGCTGACTGAAATTATAAGAAGGTCCTTCTGCCTCGTCTGGTTTATATTCCACCATCGTTTTCAGTGCATTTTCCGAGCCATCTAAGATGCTCCAGTTGTCCCACAGCGCATAACCGGCATAGGCGAAGCAGCATAAAAAAATAACTGCCGCCACGCCGTTTACAACCATATCAAGCCCTTTAGTCAGATAATACTCCGGCGTTCGTTCCATCCTTAGATTCTCTTACGACGGAAAAATACGAGACATCCACCGAACGCTGCTGCAAATGCAAGAAGGACTGGGGCAAAAT
The sequence above is drawn from the Dorea formicigenerans genome and encodes:
- a CDS encoding molybdopterin-containing oxidoreductase family protein, with amino-acid sequence MVKKGTCGLCQGGCAVVYTIENGKIVKAEPDKESPKGRLCPRGALVPDILYGEERIKRPLIRVGERGEGKFRECSWEEAVDKAAELLKKTADTYGGRSLASYYGRGILGLPVTRLCGKGDGSGKGKFLINLGSVNDMNCSSICNLASSTVTPGTLMGLNTRMMVQEIEESDYIISWGKNSASDDGPQVMLHRIKEAQKRGAKLIVIDPRQEGLGKIADWWIPITPGSDGALALAMLKLIIDSGRYDHEFVEKYTRGFEEFKTYLDTQTMEQLSKWCGISVTDIEKLTDIFCSTAKIPLVAYTGLEYQLSAIQNNRAIFVLWAITGKLDAPGAIYLNAKGLETPKLFEIPEDDKPIGVDEFPLFYKFSGQGQFSRFPKAVLEDEPYPVRGLMILGGSPVLSFPDSKSWREAYKKLDCLIVLDRYFTEDARYADVVFPACSLFEVPKAVPGPEGPHIVEPLIEPVGESKNDVLIMGAIAKKLGFGDKLPQTEEELRSWLLSGTAPYAGDFGTSADQKKEKHYKKYEIGELRADGKPGFPTPSGKLEICSTILEENGFVPYPEYKDVRSIPELAGKEYPFTMTSGARSNNRMGVFGANLDKIAEIEPYPFVDINAEDAKEIGIEDGDMVKVITPFADGTFKAKIRGIARHAIHIPHGGGSAYMAEPWKNGNVNDLCSLDYADPMTGFVLIKSVPCRVEKV
- a CDS encoding Na+/H+ antiporter NhaC family protein — its product is MLKKRKLAAWGAVVCLLMLAMSSVTVFAAEETTEYVPKMYASFWALVPPVVAIVLALITKEVYSSLFVGIVIGGLFWSGFSFENTVLHVFQDGIVGVLTDSYNMGILVFLVILGIMVCMMNKAGGSAAFGRWASVHIKTRIGAQLATIVLGVLIFIDDYFNCLTVGSVMRPITDKHQVSRAKLAYLIDATAAPVCIIAPISSWAAAVTGFVEGEDGFSIFLRAIPFNYYALLTILTMVLLVVLKIDYGSMRVHEDNALRGDIYTTPDRPYADAQDDVVEEKGGVIDLVFPILVLIGCCIIGMLYSGGFFSGVSFVEAFSASDASVGLMLGSFFAFVITVIFYALRRVLKFTDSMACIPDGFKAMVPAILILTFAWTLKAMTDSLGAAEYVAGIMETAATGLVNFLPAIIFLVGCFLAFATGTSWGTFGILIPIVVAVFQGTNETMMIISISACMAGAVCGDHCSPISDTTIMASAGAQCNHVNHVSTQLPYAMTVAAVSFVTYVIAGFVQNAWICLPIGIILMTGTLFVIRAITGKEE
- a CDS encoding Spy0128 family protein, coding for MNEKMRGINIQEKASMCGKCKMWLVMVVFALISTAMLSSVKIHAASAEENQMTDVETNHVTAVENTQEQITVNIPVKLKITGNSQQNEIFSFLLKQNDEQSPMPKISKAQITGTKKDAFQIQYEKPGVYRYTINQVAGDGKNWIYDQSEYSLEVYIMRNEQTDTLQSLIIAYNAKGEKVDPVFMNRYQASEAKQKSMTVKTGDSADIKTLTGLMLICGGIMIGTYEYKKKIEKK
- the era gene encoding GTPase Era; translation: MKNDFKSGFVTLIGRPNVGKSTLMNYLIGQKIAITSNKPQTTRNRIQTVLTTDEGQIVFVDTPGIHKAKNKLGEYMVNVAEKTLNEVDVVLWLVEPTTFIGAGEQHIAKQLQRVKTPVILVINKVDSVKREEILPAIAAYKDIYDFADIVPVSARSGDNTDELLRVIMKYLPYGPQFYDEDTVTDQPERQIVAELIREKALHSLQDEIPHGIAVAIDRMKMQNKVMHIDATIICERDSHKGIIIGKQGSMLKKIGSTARYEIERMLDCKVNLKLWVKVKKDWRDSEFLMKNFGYREEE
- a CDS encoding RNA-guided endonuclease InsQ/TnpB family protein yields the protein MVKAIKVMLIPNNVQKTKMFQYAGASRFAYNWALAREKESYEKGGKFISDSELRKEFTKLRHSDEYAWLLNISNNVTKQAIKDACTAYKNFFKGLQKFPRFKSRKRSMPKFYQDNVKIQLSNTHVKLEGFSSSRKANKQKKNWVRLAEHGRIPTDVKYMNPRISFDGLNWWISVCVEFPDCKETLNDDGVGIDLGIKDLAVCSDAVKYKNINKSQKVKKLEKQKRRLQRSISRSYEKNKKGESYCKTNNVIKKEKLLLKQNHRLTNIRKNYLNQTISEIVNRKPRFICIEDLNVSGMMKNRHLSKAVQEQGFFGFRKQLEYKCNDKGIQLIVAERFYPSSKLCSCCGNIKKDLKLSDRVYRCECGNMIDRDFQASINLKAYGERFAS
- a CDS encoding insulinase family protein, with amino-acid sequence MSVKDLTTYEVLKDEDLKGIKAKGKLLKHKKSGARVLLVENDDNNKVFSIAFRTPPSDSTGVPHIMEHSVLCGSKNFPAKDPFVELVKGSLNTFLNAMTYPDKTVYPVASCNDKDFQNLMHVYMDAVLYPNIYNHDKTFRQEGWSYKLDEKDGELSYNGVVYNEMKGAFSSPEGVLDRVVLNTLFPDNCYANESGGDPEVIPQLTYEQFLDFHRTYYHPSNSYIYLYGDMDMEEKLRWLDEEYLCHYDKKDVNSEIHLQKPFDEVQEKTFEYSIASDESTEENTFLSYNKVIGTTLDRELYQAFEILDYALLSAPGAPLKKALTDAGIGKDIMGSYDNGVYQPIFSVVAKNAEESQKDEFVKVIEDVLRDQVKNGINQKALLAGINYNEFRYREADFGNYPKGLMYGLQVMDSWLYDENQPFIHIEALGTFEFLKNKVGTGYYEELIQKYLLDNTHGAIVVVRPEQGRTARLDAQLQDKLQKYKESLSEAEVEKLVADTKALEEYQSEPEAIENLEKIPVLRREDISREIAPFFNEEMKLADVPVVYHEIETNGIGYVNVMFDLSGVSAEELADVGILQSVLGIIDTENYEYSELFNEINVNTGGIGTSLELYNNVTRVKEKEFKATFEIKGKALYSQLEKTFAMMAEILTASKLDDTKRIREILAMLKSRLLMKFQSSGHTTAALRALSYASPSAKFKDMTSGIDFYKRVAYIEEHFDEEKEALSQRLYALTKKIFRPDNMMISYTAAREGLEGMEPRIAELAGKLNHEKVTETPCIIHCEKKNEGFKTASKVQYVARTGNFIDRGVEYTGALQILKVILSYDYLWQNIRVKGGAYGCMSSFNRIGEGYFVSYRDPNLKRTIDVYEGVVDYLENFTVSDRDMTKYIIGTISNIDQPMTPATKGERSMNLYMNKVSAEMIKKERAQILDAAQEDIRALAKVAKAVLAADQLCVIGGEEKIEEDKELFGEVTSF
- the srtB gene encoding class B sortase, with product MERTPEYYLTKGLDMVVNGVAAVIFLCCFAYAGYALWDNWSILDGSENALKTMVEYKPDEAEGPSYNFSQLMAMNPDVCGWIVMDHTGIDYPIVQGEDNFEYLDKDALGNSEISGSIFLDWQNNRKFTDPYMVLMGHHMQAGKMFGDLDKYSDETFFQKNTTGKIYLPDRALYLETAAFLTVDAYDKYIYRTQWDNVSERQELLKRIYEQAQYTRGEELTTEDQMVALSTCSTSGTNARHVLICRIVHSSASEEGSGKVYVETENE